Proteins encoded together in one Hevea brasiliensis isolate MT/VB/25A 57/8 chromosome 16, ASM3005281v1, whole genome shotgun sequence window:
- the LOC110671565 gene encoding uncharacterized protein LOC110671565, which yields METVVATVSGYHGLDRFNLIKLISQSGASFVGSISRATTHLVCWKFEGRKYDLAKKFKTIIVNHQWVVDCIKQAKRVLEQPYMLQSGKEVGPLLLEVPITDKVGFLNKNREALADKSNISEDSERLINGMGCGDSGPWTSSLLLDENLFPEVNKKKTSASKSKPNQVNKSSKQERRSSGRYCFQDPPLSGLVTLEHEGPVRDKGKILGHEEPSSCSDKQSMRGKRKTSDNIGSTSFAESSRIGRRLVKKNVSIDKMENVPLDFDQECFPIRLHNENSKTAALSENEDCERNVNSFKAGRTSDDALNEGRASTFESFDDIEEIRDWNHVPASKDSLSYPEEAQTVLERPDDCPSFENFDGSNKDVSQSESITRLPTSLELSCVICWTEFSSTRGVLPCGHRFCYSCIQNWADHLISSGKISRCPLCKGSFVSITKVEDAATSDQKIYCQTIPCASSTTDIFLLNDQERCRFGAESSLASVCGECCYREPEDLLVSCHFCQIQYIHIYCLDPPLLPWNCSHSKDLQRLYYQAR from the exons ATGGAAACTGTGGTAGCAACTGTTAGTGGCTACCATGGCTTGGACCGGTTCAACCTCATCAAGCTGATATCTCAGTCTGGTGCCAGTTTTGTAGGTTCAATCTCAAGAGCTACTACACACTTG GTGTGTTGGAAATTTGAGGGAAGAAAATATGACCTTGCCAAGAAGTTTAAAACAATTATAGTTAATCATCAGTGGGTTGTAGATTGCATAAAGCAAGCGAAGCGTGTTCTAGAGCAACCTTACATGCTGCAAAG tggaaaagaagtgGGGCCTTTATTGCTGGAGGTCCCAATTACTGACAAGGTTGGATTCTTGAACAAAAACCGTGAGGCACTGGCTGACAAATCCAACATTTCTGAAGACTCTGAAAGACTAATAAATGGCATGGGCTGTGGGGATTCTGGCCCTTGGACTAGTTCTCTTTTGTTGGATGAG AATTTGTTTCCTGAGGTCAATAAAAAAAAGACTAGTGCGTCAAAATCAAAGCCGAATCAGGTAAACAAATCTTCAAAGCAGGAACGCAGGTCAAGTGGCAGATACTGTTTTCAGGACCCTCCTTTATCTGGTCTAGTTACGTTGGAG CATGAAGGGCCTGTGAGAGACAAAGGGAAGATTCTGGGGCATGAAGAGCCAAGTTCTTGTTCTGACAAGCAATCAATGAGGGGAAAAAGGAAGACTTCTGATAATATTGGAAGCACGTCTTTTGCTGAATCTTCTCGTATTGGACGGAGGCTTGTGAAGAAAAATGTTAGCATAGACAAGATGGAGAATGTGCCTTTAGATTTTGATCAAGAGTGCTTCCCAATTAGACTTCATAATGAGAACAGTAAAACTGCAGCTCTTTCTGAAAATGAAGATTGTGAAAGGAATGTTAATTCATTTAAAGCTGGAAGAACATCTGATGATGCCTTGAATGAAGGCAGGGCTTCTACATTTGAATCTTTTGATGATATTGAGGAGATAAGAGATTGGAATCATGTACCTGCTTCAAAGGATTCACTTTCATATCCTGAGGAGGCACAGACTGTACTAGAAAGACCAGATGATTGCCCTTCCTTTGAGAACTTTGATGGCAGCAACAAGGATGTGAGTCAGTCAGAATCCATAACCAGATTACCTACTTCATTGGAATTATCCTGTGTTATTTGTTGGACAGAATTTAGTTCAACCAGGGGTGTTTTGCCATGTGGACATCGATTTTGTTATTCATGTATCCAAAACTGGGCTGATCATTTG ATTTCAAGTGGAAAAATTTCAAGATGTCCTTTGTGCAAGGGTAGTTTTGTAAGCATCACTAAAGTGGAGGATGCAGCAACCTCTGATCAGAAAATTTACTGTCAGACTATTCCTTGTGCCTCCTCAACAACAGATATTTTCTTATTAAATGATCAAGAAAGATGCAGATTCGGTGCTGAG TCTTCATTAGCATCAGTTTGTGGTGAATGCTGTTACCGGGAACCTGAGGATCTTCTAGTTAGCTGTCATTTCTGCCAGATTCAATATATTCATATATACTGCCTGGACCCTCCTCTGTTACCATGGAACTGCAGTCACTCTAAGGATCTCCAAAGGCTTTATTATCAAGCCAGATGA